The following are encoded together in the Mesoterricola sediminis genome:
- a CDS encoding response regulator yields the protein MTGGFPSRLRALLLAAAALAASAAGRPVKVAVFTHVPAIYQDPVDRAAKGFFVDMLAEVAAREGWELEYVPGTWAQGLDRVRKGEVDLITSAARTPERERYLAFGQEASFTVWSLVYANPGVHIGTILDLAGKRVGITPGDVNGAHVRELCDGFKISCTFVPEDSFEEILQGVAAGRLDAGVTPSTFGYAREGGYKVIRTPVVVSPFDLYFATALGRNADLLAALDRYLKAGKADRGSTYHAAVDRWMFAHTSRAVLPSWVPTALLAAGGLLVTALAAVQVFRRRVQAATRRIVALNRGLEHELAERRRTESIIFNVASGVSSSTGETFFQNLVTYLARATGADFTYVSETFTRDGATWLRILARHGEGGAPGTEYPLAGTPCERLAPGGLCTYPAGVASRFPGSAPLQDMGAEGFVGAPLEDAEGRLKGVLAVATRRPIQDPAELESLLKIFSSRASAELQRRLVEDERLAMERRIQHSQKLESLGVLAGGIAHDFNNLLTAVLGHLSLAQVKLDAASPAQVHLDAMERIVHRASDLTRQMLAYSGKGRFVVKSHDVNQVIREMTHLLEVSISKKASLRLDLAPGLPPIEADAAQIQQVVLNLVTNASDAIGDAEGIIRVTTAFQTLDTAYLDQVLQGQAMTPGPFVILEVGDTGCGMTAEVMARIFDPFFTTKPNGHGLGLSAIQGILRGHRAGMRIYSEPGRGTTFKVFFPATPQGVVAGSSEAAAPAEAPLSGTVLLVDDEEIITLAVTGMLDALGLQTRVAHNGREALELFRRERDHLDLVLMDLTMPQMDGREAFRAIHAEAPDLPVVLSSGYNEQESIQEFIGRGVAGFLQKPYTLQALAQAIRPPLMRRAAQRRTQEAR from the coding sequence GTGACCGGGGGGTTCCCCTCCCGCCTCCGCGCCCTCCTCCTGGCGGCGGCGGCCCTCGCGGCCAGCGCCGCGGGGCGCCCCGTGAAGGTGGCCGTCTTCACCCACGTCCCGGCCATCTACCAGGATCCCGTCGATCGCGCCGCCAAGGGGTTCTTCGTGGACATGCTGGCCGAGGTGGCCGCCCGCGAGGGCTGGGAGCTCGAGTACGTGCCCGGGACCTGGGCCCAGGGCCTGGACCGCGTGCGGAAGGGGGAGGTCGACCTGATCACCAGCGCGGCCCGGACCCCGGAGCGGGAGCGCTACCTCGCCTTCGGCCAGGAGGCCTCGTTCACGGTCTGGAGCCTCGTGTACGCCAATCCGGGCGTCCACATCGGGACCATCCTCGACCTGGCCGGGAAGCGCGTGGGGATCACCCCCGGCGACGTCAACGGCGCCCACGTGCGCGAGCTCTGCGACGGGTTCAAGATCTCCTGCACCTTCGTGCCCGAGGACTCCTTCGAGGAGATCCTCCAGGGCGTGGCCGCGGGCCGCCTCGACGCGGGGGTCACCCCGTCCACGTTCGGGTACGCCCGGGAGGGCGGCTACAAGGTCATCCGCACCCCCGTCGTGGTCTCCCCCTTCGACCTCTATTTCGCCACCGCCCTCGGGCGGAACGCCGACCTCCTCGCCGCCCTGGACCGCTACCTGAAGGCGGGCAAGGCGGACCGGGGCTCCACGTACCACGCCGCCGTGGACCGCTGGATGTTCGCCCACACCAGCCGCGCCGTGCTCCCGTCCTGGGTGCCCACCGCCCTCCTGGCCGCCGGCGGCCTCCTGGTCACCGCCCTGGCCGCGGTCCAGGTCTTCCGGCGCAGGGTCCAGGCCGCCACCCGCCGCATCGTCGCCCTGAACCGCGGCCTGGAGCATGAGCTGGCCGAGCGGCGCCGCACCGAGAGCATCATCTTCAACGTCGCCAGCGGGGTCTCCAGCTCCACCGGGGAGACCTTCTTCCAGAACCTGGTCACCTACCTGGCCCGGGCCACCGGCGCCGACTTCACCTACGTCTCGGAGACCTTCACCCGGGACGGGGCCACCTGGCTCCGGATCCTGGCCCGCCACGGCGAGGGCGGGGCGCCGGGCACCGAGTATCCCCTGGCGGGAACCCCCTGCGAACGCCTCGCCCCCGGCGGCCTGTGCACGTACCCCGCCGGCGTCGCCTCCCGCTTCCCCGGCAGCGCCCCGCTCCAGGACATGGGGGCCGAAGGCTTCGTGGGCGCGCCCCTGGAGGATGCCGAAGGCCGGCTGAAGGGCGTCCTGGCCGTGGCCACCCGGCGCCCCATCCAGGATCCCGCCGAGCTGGAATCCCTCCTGAAGATCTTCTCCTCCCGAGCCTCCGCGGAACTCCAGCGCCGGCTGGTGGAGGACGAGCGCCTCGCCATGGAGCGGCGCATCCAGCACTCCCAGAAGCTGGAGAGCCTGGGCGTGCTCGCGGGGGGCATCGCCCATGACTTCAACAACCTCCTCACCGCCGTCCTCGGCCACCTCAGCCTCGCCCAGGTGAAGCTCGACGCGGCCTCCCCGGCCCAGGTCCACCTGGACGCCATGGAGCGCATCGTCCACCGCGCCTCCGACCTGACCCGGCAGATGCTGGCCTATTCCGGCAAGGGCCGGTTCGTGGTCAAGAGCCACGACGTGAACCAGGTGATCCGGGAGATGACCCACCTGCTGGAGGTCTCCATCTCCAAGAAGGCCTCCCTCCGCCTGGACCTGGCCCCCGGCCTCCCCCCCATCGAGGCGGACGCGGCCCAGATCCAGCAGGTGGTCCTCAACCTCGTCACCAACGCCTCCGACGCCATCGGGGACGCGGAGGGCATCATCCGCGTCACCACCGCCTTCCAGACGCTCGACACCGCCTACCTCGACCAGGTCCTCCAGGGGCAGGCGATGACCCCGGGCCCCTTCGTCATCCTCGAGGTGGGGGACACGGGCTGCGGCATGACGGCCGAGGTGATGGCCCGGATCTTCGACCCCTTCTTCACCACCAAGCCCAATGGGCACGGCCTGGGCCTGTCCGCCATCCAGGGCATCCTCCGGGGGCACAGGGCCGGCATGCGGATCTACAGCGAGCCCGGCCGCGGAACCACCTTCAAGGTCTTCTTCCCGGCCACCCCCCAGGGGGTCGTCGCCGGCTCCAGCGAGGCGGCGGCCCCGGCCGAGGCGCCCCTGTCCGGCACCGTCCTCCTGGTGGACGACGAGGAGATCATCACCCTGGCCGTCACCGGCATGCTCGACGCCCTGGGCCTCCAGACCCGGGTGGCCCACAACGGCCGCGAAGCCCTGGAGCTCTTCCGGCGGGAGCGGGACCACCTCGACCTGGTGCTCATGGACCTGACCATGCCCCAGATGGACGGGCGGGAGGCCTTCCGGGCGATCCACGCCGAGGCCCCGGACCTGCCCGTGGTGCTCAGCTCGGGCTACAACGAGCAGGAGTCCATCCAGGAATTCATCGGCCGCGGGGTGGCCGGCTTCCTTCAGAAGCCCTACACCCTCCAGGCCCTCGCCCAAGCCATCCGGCCGCCTCTCATGCGCCGGGCCGCCCAACGCCGCACCCAGGAAGCCCGCTGA
- a CDS encoding DUF2164 domain-containing protein produces MDITLGKDQERELTGSIRRYLEEAFGEEVGDLKAEGFLRFVLHEVGPHVYNRAIADARDHLEAQVADLENVCFAEERSWWAQGRGVTRRPGRG; encoded by the coding sequence ATGGACATCACCCTCGGCAAGGACCAGGAGCGCGAACTCACCGGCTCCATCCGGCGCTACCTGGAGGAGGCCTTCGGGGAGGAGGTGGGGGACCTGAAGGCCGAGGGGTTCCTGCGCTTCGTGCTCCACGAGGTGGGGCCGCACGTGTACAACCGGGCCATCGCGGACGCCCGCGACCACCTGGAGGCGCAGGTGGCGGACCTGGAGAACGTCTGCTTCGCCGAGGAGCGGAGCTGGTGGGCCCAGGGCCGGGGCGTGACGCGGCGGCCCGGCCGGGGCTGA
- a CDS encoding PhnD/SsuA/transferrin family substrate-binding protein, which translates to MKFLPCLFLVSTCLAAPAAPPVRIGILAFRPKPQAQAQWAPLAGVLGRALPGREIQVETLTYPELDAAIAGRRVDFVLTNPAHYILLRSHHHLTSPLATLATTESGQRVSAFGGVILTRAGDPAHTRLEDLRKASIAIPDLASLGGYQMQAYELRQAGLPLPDRDRLVVTGMPHDNVVRAVLEGRADAGFVRTGTLEAMAREGRLDPARIRVLQTLPTPYPVALSTRLYPEWPFAALPHADEQVARRVAGALLLLGEDDPAAHAMGIQGFAVPADYEPVARILRELRLPPYEAPPPFTFADVWARYRWPFLAVAVSLLAAAVLGIRLLLAHRRLRSSRELFALAFQMSPDPISIHRLDDGTCVAVNQGYLRATGHAREDLVGRRGFGKDYQTWADATQLLAFMERLRRDGAVDAQEATFLAKDGQPLTGVVSARILDLDGVPHVLAIARDVTGLRKAEGERRALEAQLHQAQKMESLGVLAGGVAHDMNNVLAAIMGLASAHVETTPEGTPTRKAFETILKAAERGGKLVKGLLRFARQNPAEERVLDLNALIQEEASLLERTTLARVRLRMELDPGLRPIRGEAGALANALMNLCVNAVEALPADGTLTLRTRNAGPSTVEAEVEDDGAGMGPEILERALDPFFTTKEPGKGTGLGLSMVYSTVKAHRGTLDIRSEPGRGTRVVLRFPAVVGIPAAPAGDTAKASGPARPLSVLVVDDDELALASTQALVAALGHTCTSAARGEEALALAGADTDLVIMDLNMPGLGGARTLPLLRARWPKLPVLLATGKADQTALDLVRGCAHVTLLEKPFTLADLRTALLALEPAP; encoded by the coding sequence TTGAAGTTCCTCCCCTGCCTGTTTCTGGTCTCCACCTGCCTGGCGGCGCCCGCCGCTCCTCCGGTCCGGATCGGCATCCTCGCCTTCCGCCCCAAGCCCCAGGCCCAGGCCCAATGGGCCCCCCTGGCCGGCGTGCTGGGCCGGGCCCTCCCGGGCCGGGAGATCCAGGTGGAGACCCTCACCTACCCGGAGCTGGACGCCGCGATCGCCGGCCGCCGGGTGGACTTCGTGCTCACCAACCCCGCGCACTACATCCTCCTCCGGAGCCACCATCACCTGACGTCCCCCCTGGCCACCCTGGCCACCACGGAGAGCGGCCAGCGGGTCAGCGCCTTCGGCGGCGTCATCCTCACCCGTGCAGGCGATCCGGCCCACACCCGCCTCGAGGACCTGCGGAAGGCCTCCATCGCCATTCCCGACCTGGCCTCCCTGGGCGGGTACCAGATGCAGGCCTACGAGCTGCGCCAGGCCGGCCTGCCGCTGCCCGACCGGGACCGGCTCGTGGTGACCGGAATGCCCCACGACAACGTGGTCCGGGCCGTGCTGGAGGGCCGGGCCGACGCGGGTTTCGTCCGCACCGGCACCCTGGAGGCCATGGCCCGGGAGGGCCGGCTGGATCCCGCCCGGATCCGGGTCCTCCAGACCCTGCCGACGCCGTATCCGGTCGCCCTCAGCACCCGGCTCTACCCCGAATGGCCCTTCGCGGCCCTGCCCCACGCCGACGAGCAGGTCGCGCGCCGGGTGGCCGGCGCCCTCCTCCTCCTGGGCGAGGACGACCCCGCCGCCCACGCCATGGGCATCCAGGGCTTCGCCGTGCCCGCGGACTACGAGCCCGTCGCGCGCATCCTCCGGGAGCTCCGGCTGCCGCCCTACGAGGCCCCGCCCCCCTTCACCTTCGCGGACGTGTGGGCGCGGTACCGCTGGCCTTTCCTGGCGGTGGCGGTCTCCCTCCTGGCGGCCGCGGTCCTGGGCATCCGCCTGCTCCTGGCCCACCGGCGCCTCCGGTCCAGCCGCGAGCTCTTCGCCCTCGCCTTCCAGATGAGTCCGGACCCCATCAGCATCCACCGCCTCGACGACGGGACCTGCGTGGCCGTGAACCAGGGCTACCTGCGCGCCACCGGCCACGCCCGGGAGGACCTGGTGGGGCGCCGGGGCTTCGGCAAGGACTATCAGACCTGGGCGGACGCCACCCAGTTGCTGGCCTTCATGGAGCGGCTCCGGCGCGACGGGGCCGTGGACGCCCAGGAGGCCACCTTCCTCGCCAAGGACGGCCAGCCCCTCACGGGGGTGGTGTCCGCGCGCATCCTGGACCTGGACGGGGTGCCCCACGTCCTGGCCATCGCCCGGGACGTGACCGGCCTGCGCAAGGCCGAAGGGGAGCGGCGCGCCCTGGAGGCCCAGCTGCACCAGGCCCAGAAGATGGAGAGCCTGGGCGTCCTGGCCGGCGGCGTCGCCCATGACATGAACAATGTCCTCGCGGCCATCATGGGCCTCGCCTCCGCCCATGTGGAGACGACTCCCGAGGGCACGCCCACCCGCAAGGCCTTCGAGACCATCCTCAAGGCCGCGGAGCGCGGCGGCAAGCTGGTCAAGGGCCTGCTCCGCTTCGCCCGGCAGAACCCCGCCGAGGAGCGCGTGCTGGACCTGAACGCCCTCATCCAGGAGGAGGCCAGCCTCCTGGAGCGCACCACCCTCGCCCGGGTGCGGCTCCGCATGGAGCTGGACCCCGGGCTGCGCCCCATCCGGGGCGAGGCCGGGGCCCTCGCCAACGCGCTCATGAACCTGTGCGTCAACGCCGTGGAGGCCCTGCCCGCGGACGGGACCCTCACCCTGCGCACCCGGAACGCCGGCCCCTCCACCGTGGAGGCCGAGGTGGAGGACGACGGCGCCGGCATGGGCCCCGAGATCCTGGAACGGGCCCTCGATCCCTTCTTCACCACGAAGGAGCCTGGCAAGGGAACCGGCCTCGGCCTGTCCATGGTCTACAGCACCGTCAAGGCGCACCGGGGCACCCTCGACATCCGGAGCGAGCCGGGGCGCGGGACCCGGGTCGTCCTGCGCTTCCCCGCCGTCGTCGGCATCCCGGCCGCCCCCGCGGGCGACACCGCCAAGGCAAGCGGGCCGGCCCGTCCCTTGTCCGTGCTCGTGGTCGACGACGATGAGCTGGCCCTGGCTTCCACCCAGGCCCTGGTGGCCGCGCTCGGGCACACCTGCACCTCCGCGGCCCGGGGCGAGGAGGCCCTGGCCCTGGCGGGGGCCGACACCGATCTGGTGATCATGGACCTGAACATGCCGGGCCTGGGCGGGGCGCGGACCCTGCCCCTCCTCCGCGCCCGGTGGCCCAAGCTGCCCGTCCTGCTGGCGACGGGGAAGGCGGACCAGACCGCCCTGGACCTGGTGCGGGGCTGCGCCCACGTCACCCTCCTGGAGAAGCCCTTCACCCTGGCCGACCTCCGCACCGCCCTGCTCGCCCTGGAGCCCGCGCCGTGA
- a CDS encoding hybrid sensor histidine kinase/response regulator, producing the protein MPTPAGEDPSGQLGAEALAAWRGQLVDRLLKAGAVLGLATYLPCLYYAVRYGHAAVAAGDTLALAWITAAAFHPGWSYRAKAGGLLAMVYGVAALLLVELGTFATGPLWLGVVPVLAALLWGLRASVACGILAAATYAAAGVAAAHGLLPSPAAPASGVAWLIIGVNGLFLAALLSMSASYLLKGLLRREERFARVFQLSPEAIAFSRLADDRFLDLNPAWTRTFGWSREEALGRTTEELGLWPAGADRASLRAEVEATGGLAPRRLELVRKDGTLATAMLTARAVDLDGGPCLLVLCQDLTAGLEAERERERLQAELLHAQKLESLGSLAGGVAHDMNNILASVVAVASTLREVREGDAAITRPLDLLLSAAERGRKLVRTLTDFSRKGLGDARPVDLNALVRTQAEILRGTSFARVAVVEALDADLQPVAGEPDSLANALMNLCVNALDAMPAGGTLTLSTGKGAGGGAFLAVADTGSGMRPEVLRRAMEPFFTTKPAGKGTGLGLAGVYGTMKAHGGTVDLESREGEGTRVTLRFPAAGPREASEGPRAESPAADGGAGLRVLLVDDDPIILDTLPAMLAQIGHDCAWVNGGPEALAKLDAGLVPDLVILDNNMPGMGGVETLAAIRSRHPVLPVLMATGYVEPALEVAAGEDPFVWLQEKPFTLADIRRKIGEIRAAASGRPC; encoded by the coding sequence TTGCCGACTCCCGCGGGGGAAGATCCGTCCGGCCAACTGGGGGCCGAGGCCCTGGCGGCCTGGCGCGGCCAGCTCGTCGACCGCCTCCTCAAGGCGGGGGCGGTCCTGGGCCTCGCCACGTACCTGCCCTGCCTGTACTACGCCGTGCGGTACGGCCACGCCGCCGTCGCCGCGGGGGATACCCTGGCCCTGGCCTGGATCACCGCGGCGGCCTTCCATCCAGGCTGGTCGTACCGCGCCAAGGCGGGGGGCCTGCTGGCCATGGTCTACGGCGTGGCGGCGCTGCTCCTGGTGGAACTCGGCACCTTCGCCACGGGCCCCCTGTGGCTGGGCGTGGTCCCCGTCCTGGCCGCCCTCCTCTGGGGGCTCCGGGCCTCGGTGGCGTGCGGGATCCTGGCCGCGGCCACCTACGCCGCCGCGGGGGTGGCCGCGGCCCACGGCCTCCTCCCGTCGCCCGCGGCGCCCGCCTCGGGCGTGGCCTGGCTCATCATCGGGGTCAACGGCCTGTTCCTCGCCGCCCTGCTGTCCATGTCCGCCAGCTACCTCCTCAAGGGGCTGCTGCGGCGCGAGGAGCGGTTCGCGCGGGTCTTCCAGCTGTCCCCGGAAGCCATCGCCTTCAGCCGCCTCGCCGACGACCGGTTCCTGGATCTCAATCCGGCCTGGACCCGCACCTTCGGCTGGAGCCGGGAGGAGGCCCTGGGGCGCACCACGGAGGAGCTCGGCCTCTGGCCCGCCGGGGCGGACCGGGCCTCCCTGCGCGCGGAGGTGGAGGCCACGGGCGGGCTCGCGCCGCGGCGGCTGGAGCTGGTGCGCAAGGACGGGACGCTGGCGACCGCGATGCTCACCGCCCGCGCCGTGGACCTGGATGGCGGCCCCTGCCTCCTGGTGCTCTGCCAGGACCTCACGGCAGGGCTCGAGGCGGAGCGGGAACGGGAGCGGCTCCAGGCCGAGCTGCTCCACGCCCAGAAGCTGGAGAGCCTCGGCAGCCTCGCGGGGGGCGTCGCCCACGACATGAACAACATCCTGGCGTCCGTGGTCGCGGTGGCCTCCACCCTCCGGGAGGTGCGGGAGGGGGACGCGGCCATCACGCGGCCCCTGGACCTGCTGCTCTCGGCCGCGGAGCGGGGCCGGAAGCTCGTGCGGACCCTGACCGACTTCAGCCGGAAGGGCCTCGGCGACGCGCGGCCCGTGGACCTGAACGCCCTCGTGCGGACCCAGGCCGAGATCCTCCGGGGCACTTCCTTCGCCCGGGTCGCCGTGGTGGAGGCCCTGGACGCGGACCTGCAGCCGGTGGCGGGGGAGCCGGATTCCCTGGCCAACGCCCTCATGAACCTGTGCGTCAACGCCCTGGACGCCATGCCCGCCGGCGGGACGCTGACCCTGTCCACGGGGAAGGGCGCCGGGGGCGGCGCCTTCCTCGCCGTGGCCGACACCGGGAGCGGGATGCGGCCGGAGGTCCTGCGCCGGGCCATGGAACCGTTCTTCACGACCAAGCCCGCCGGCAAGGGCACCGGGCTCGGGCTCGCGGGCGTCTACGGCACCATGAAGGCCCACGGGGGCACCGTGGACCTGGAGAGCCGGGAAGGGGAGGGGACCCGGGTCACCCTCCGGTTCCCGGCCGCGGGTCCCCGGGAGGCTTCCGAGGGGCCCCGGGCCGAATCCCCGGCGGCCGACGGCGGCGCCGGCCTTCGGGTGCTGCTGGTGGACGACGATCCCATCATCCTCGATACCCTGCCGGCCATGCTCGCGCAGATCGGCCACGATTGCGCCTGGGTGAACGGGGGTCCCGAGGCCCTGGCCAAGCTGGACGCCGGCCTGGTACCCGACCTGGTGATCCTCGACAACAACATGCCGGGCATGGGCGGCGTCGAGACCCTGGCCGCCATCCGCAGCCGGCATCCCGTCCTGCCGGTGCTGATGGCCACCGGGTATGTGGAACCGGCCCTGGAGGTGGCCGCGGGGGAGGATCCCTTCGTGTGGCTCCAGGAGAAGCCGTTCACCCTGGCGGACATCCGGCGGAAAATCGGCGAGATCCGGGCGGCGGCCTCCGGCCGCCCGTGCTAA